Below is a window of Littorina saxatilis isolate snail1 linkage group LG2, US_GU_Lsax_2.0, whole genome shotgun sequence DNA.
GTGTATAGTAATGTGActttgtttaaacaaaacttctCTGGATTACACGGGATTTATCATTACAAGACATGACAGTGTTACGTGTGGAGAATTCAGGTAAGgtatactcacggaataaaataacttaacattgtttaaaatttaatatctcaaaatcggaaaaagttaCAGGAGTGATTTTTGTACACACGTAAAGCTTGTTCAATTGCTCATTATGGGCAAAAAACCGGAATAGTCTGGCTTGTTCCGTTTGTTTGCAATTTGagctcaaagacgcatggtgtcattttggagtttacaaacttagcactgtgtgtttgacagcaCTGTGCGTGCACTGGTTGATCGCAGCCGCAATTAAATTACACAGGAGCAGTGAAGGTTAGCCTCAATACgtttattaacaaaacaaatttcatttcACAGTAGCCGGGTGGAATCGATTACGCAGATGCTGCACCCTAATGAAGCGGTCTTGCTGAGGATTGGTGACACGGGGCCGTCCTTGGCGAGGCAGGTCTCgaacgttaccgttgttttgctGGTACATTCTTCGCCACAAGGCAACTGATTGCCTGGTCACTCCGAATCTCCTAGCAACATCAGTATAAGTCATCCCTCCTCTCAACATCCCTATTGCGACGAGTCTATCGTTCACACACGTTCGTGGCATGGTGAAAGAGAAcgacagagtggacagttttgggcaaagagaaaaaaacattttagtgagttgttctcactcacaaacaaacggacaaaccaAAGGCAGTACTTTCATGCAATATTCGTAGATCAGCAGCAGACCTTTTGCAGGTTTCAAGTACGGGTTGACGTGCCCCGAGAGTCAAAGAGTGCAGGCCTACCTGTTTACAGCACACACAGCGTGCACTGGCTGTCGGCAGCGTCGGCAAGCTTAGGCGTCAGTCTAGTAAACTCCAAAAcgacaccatgcgtctttgaggaccaattgtgaaaaaactaagcaaccgagaacattccggtttttatatttagtcaagttttgactaaatattttaacatcgagggggaatcgaaacgagggtcgtggtgtatgtgcgtgtgtgtgtgcgtgcgtgcgtgtgtgtgtgtgtgtgtgtagagcgatctttatgaaatttgacatgagagttcctgggtatgaaatccccgaacgtttttttcatttttttgataaatgtctttgatgacgtcatatccggcttttcgtgaaagttgaggcggcactgtcacgccctcatttttcaaccaaattggttgaaattttggtcaagtaatcttcgacgaagcccggggttcggtattgcatttcagcttgttggcttaaaaattaattaatgactttggtcattaaaaatctgaaaattgtaaaaaaaaataaaaatttataaaacgatccaaatttacgtttatcttattctccatcatttgctgattccaaaaacatataaatatgttatattcggattaaaaacaagctctgaaaattaaatatataaaaattattatcaaaattaaattgtccaaatcaatttaaaaacactttcatcttattccttgtcggttcctgattccaaaaacatatagatatgatatgtttggattacaaacacgctcagaaagttaaaacaaagatcggtacagaaaagcgtgctatccttcttagcgcaactactaccccgctcttcttgtcaatttcactgcctttgccatgagcggtggactgacgatgctacgagtaaaatggcattgcgttcagtttcattctgtgagttcgacagctacttgactaaatattgtattttcgccttacgcgacttgttttctcttctcAGGAATTGATGGTTCTATGATCGTACCACCCCGCTCACCTGCAACTCtttccgattttgagatattaaattttaaaacatgttaagttattttattccgtgagtataatattctcactctctctctctctctctcatacgtatactgttaaaaaaaagaaacgcatagcttgtaatatttggttaatttagttatatggctacaaggatatccaccaaactgcagaaaatgtttatctggtcgtcgacctttcgtccattgccacaagtgagctttgcacgtgacgcatgcgttatcagtggctacaatgtcaaaattgctcatttggcatgaccactcgtcatgcttcagtgtaatctcgtgaaactcggggaatattgagctctcaccatgtcttccaaaacccataaaagcggattgttcgccacaaagaaatcagacgacaattcagcgacgaaagatggcccgattgagcagagaagaccgccaaattgcattgggtcgtttacaagcaggccaaagtcaaagtgcaatcgccaggcacttccacgtgtcccagagcaccatcagtagactgtgggtcaggtttcaagccactggctccgttgctgacttgccacgagcgggaagaccaagggcgacaactgctgctcacgaccgcttcatacggctccgccacctccggaatcgtttcctgtcggcctcatcttctgtccaggctctccccgggccacaccgattatcggaccagaccgtgcggaaccgcctgcatgaagctggtttgagagctcgcagacctcacagaggagctgtcctcacccgccgccatcgccagaaccgagtgcagtggggcaaccagcaccttcgctggaccgtccggaatcactggagacacgtgtggttcagcgacgagtcctacttcctgctccagcgacatgatggtcggaggagggtctaccggagagtaaacgaacgttacgagcctaactgtgtggatgaggcacccgttcatggtggtggaggcgtcatggtgtggggggcgatcaataccgctggaaggagcaccctggtgcacgtccaagggcgcataactgcccagcgatacgtggaggaaattctgcgcccacacgcccttcctcaggaggagtgggacaccatcccacagcaagatatccggcatctgatccagtccatgcccagaaggtgccgggcagttgttgctgctcaaggcagtcacaccacctactgacttgacagcctcggcacccaatcgtattgattgactgattgatttgaagatgcaaatgaactgtgtgtgcattcaactgtgtccataccaaatttcaaacaataatctaaatattggattttccgttaattttttcgaaaaataaaacaaatttggcaagtagcaactatgcgtttctttttttgaacagtatatatagtCAATGAGTTCTTTTCgtataataatttttttatttcccTATTAGACTGCCTATTATCTGACAACTTGATGCGGCTAAACGGTATATATATACGGAAAGAGCCATATTATGTCTCTCCgctgtgtttggttgtgtgtgtgtttctttctgtgtgtgtgtctgtctgtctgtctgtctgtctctctctctctctctctctctctctctctctctctctctctctctctctctctgtctgtctgtctgtgtgtctgtctctctctctctgtctcccttttcCCCTTGTATTCAGTTATAATACACTCCCAAAAATCTTGCGCCAAGCACAATAAAAACCAGAAAAGCAAGAACATATTTTAAATTTTgacaccaaataaaataacagtACAAAAGAACAAAGGTTAAAATATAGCACGCAACACACTATATCCAGGTGGTTGTGGTAAAAGACACGAGGAACTGATCGGTCAAGTTGTAACTGCGACGTTTACAAGAAAACGACCCTCACTTGTATACTGCCATCTGAATCGCACTGAGTGACGCATATGTGGATATGAGTAACCGTAACAGACAAATTCGTGACTTATGGTTCCATATCCAAGACATCGTTGGACCTGCGAACAAGTGGCCTAAAAACATAAGGAGACTTTTTTGGACCAAAAACATTTCTCATTTTGATCGTCTTATCGTATGTGCCTTTGTGTTCATCAACGGACTGAATCCATTTATATTCTTGGAATGGTGCGAGCTGATGGGATTGTGCCGAGACTCTAGTGCCATACGGGAAGTACAGAACCTCTTCAATAAATTTGCAGGAGGCTCCTACGCTCGAGCGCTGTATGCGTACAACGTGACCTTAAATCGATACCAGTATATTGACAGAACCCGGCGTGCATATATGTGCATCGCTCGCTGCGACAATAATTCGGTAcgtcttactttctttctctgtttgccTGCCAGtgtgtcaaacacacacacacacacacacacacacacacacacacacacacacacaaagttaacACTACAGCTCTTTCCGTAAATAACATcgatccagagagagagagagagagagacagagagagagagagagagagagagagagagagagagagagagagagagagacggacggacggacggacggacggacggacggacggacgcgggactgacggacggactgacggacggaccgacGGGCAGACTGATTAAGGGACGGACCGATCGATGGACGGACGGAGGGACGGGCGTGGTGGGTGGGGGCGGGAGGGGGTGTGTTACGCGGGTAACCCCTCCTGGTAACACGTCACTTTAGCGCCAGCACTACAGCGCCATACCTTTCAGCGCCACCATTTCAGCGCGGCGTCTTTTCAGCACCGTATTTTTTAGCGCCGTACATTTCAGCACGGGGGGATGTCAGCGCCGTACATTTTAGCGCCGGGAGACTTCAGCGCCGTACATTTCAGCGCCGTGAGTTACAGATCAAGTCTGAATGGTATGATGCACGTGGGCAACCAATCTTCGACTATTTTGAGGACACGTATATTGGCAGACCTCGCCGTCGTGGTCCTCGTCAACCGCCGACGTTCTCCATTGACATGTGGAACGTGCACGACCGCGTTCTCACTGATGCTGCCAAGTCCAACAACAGCTGTGAAGGGTGGCATCACGCTTTTCAGAACGTGGTCGGGGCGTGCTACCCCAATATTTGGAGACTGATAGAGGCCCTCAAGAAAGAACAGGCACTTGTCCAGGCGGACGTCACACGTCTACTGGGAGGCCAGGCTCCAGCGCCCAAAAGGCGCAAGTACAAAGACTTACAGAAACGGATAAAGACGATCGTCAGACAATACAATGACGGAGGTCGGGGGCTGCTTGAAACAATGGAAGGACTCGCCTTTGCTTTCATGTTCTAGTGTTGACGTCTTCAGAGACAAGCTATTCAGTACGTCAGGAGACGCGGTGTGATCTTGAACTGGCGCCTCCAGCTATTCATTATGGGCACATTGCAATCTAATTCATTTAATGACATTTTACTGATTTTAGTGATTTGAATGGACATTTTAATTCATACGCTTTATTGAGAAATAAAGGTAAAGAATAGATTTTTGTGGGATAAACTCAATCAAGCCTATTAGTCACTCAGTTTTGCAGTTTCGCAgacacttttacacacacacacacacacacacaaacacacacacacacacacacacacacacacacacgcacacacacacacacacacacacacacacacacacacacacacacacactctctctctctctctttctctctctctgagtctctctctctgtgagtctctctctctctctctctctctctctctctctctctctctctctctctctctctctctctctctgtcttcctctacCGCTATAATGTACAGCGCTACAATTTACGGCGCTAAAATTTCGCCACGCTGAAAGGTACGGTGCTGAAAAGTCCCAACGCTGAAGTGTACGGCGCTGACGTATCCTCGCGCTGAAGTGTATGGCGCTGAATTTCTGGTGCTGAAGTGCTGGCGCTGAAGTGACATGGAACCACCCCTCCTGATCCGGTCCTGCAGGGTATTCCTTCAACCCTCTGCACAAGAGGAATCTATTGATACAGACtgaaggacggacggactgacggacggactgatggactgacagacagactgtcagacggacgtacggacggacatacggacggactaaAAGGACGAAGGAACGAATGAACGAAGGAAATAACGAAGGAACGAAAGAGCGAACGAACCACTGAACccacgaatgaacgaacgaacgaacgagcaaacaaacaaacaaacaaacaataaacaatatgTGCAATCTGGCGCATTTTCAGGGCATTTGTCAAACGTTTGGAGGAGGTCCACAGTTAGGCCAGGGTGGGGGGTTTGTCCCACCAACAGgaacttcccccccccccccctctctcccctgtAGTCGGCCCTGCACAAGAGGAATTTATTGATACGGACTGAAGGAAGAACGTATTGACTGACGGaccgacggacggacggactgacggacgtactgaaggactgtcggacggactgtcgaacgaacgaacgaactgacGCGGCCGGAACCGCGAACGCcggaacgaacaaacgaacgaacaaacgaacgaacaaacgaacgaacaaacaaacgaacaaattagcaaatgaatacatacattcgcagaaagaacaagtcgcgtaaggcgaaaatacaatatttagtcaagtagctgtcgaactcacagaatgaaacgcaatgccattttactcgtagcatcgtcaggccaccgctcatggcaaaggcagtgaaattgacaagaagagcggggtagtagttgcgctaagaaggatagcacgcttttctgtacctgtctttgttttaactttctgagcgtgtttttaatccaaacatatcatatctatatgtttttggaatcaggaaccgacaaggaataagatgaaagtgtttttaaattgatttggacaatttaattttgataataatttttatatatttaattttcagagcttgtttttaatccgaatataacatatttatatgtttttggaatcaacaaatgatggagaataagataaacgtaaatttggatcgttttataatttttttttttttttacaattttcagatttttaatgaccaaagtcattaattaatttttaagccaccaagctgaaatgcaataccgaaccccgggcttcgtcgaagattacttgaccaaaatttcaaccaatttggttgaaaaatgagagcgtgacagtgccgcctcaactttcacgaaaagccggatatgacgtcatcaaagacatttatcaaaaaaatgaaaaaaacgtatggggatatcaatcccaggaactctcatgtcaaatttcataaagatcggtctagtagtttggtctgaatcgctctacacgcacgcacgcacgcacacacacacacacacacacacacacacacacacacacacacatacaccacgaccctcgtttcgattccccctcgatgttaaaatatttagtcaaaacttgactaaatataaaaaggcaaaaggtacatttgtggagtcagtaagggggggtgggtgggccGTTCCGGAACCTTGGGAATCCACCCTGgcgtagaacacacacactgatcgacacacacacacacaccacacacacacacacacacagacacacacccacaccggcacacacacacacacacacacgcacacacacacactgctggtcagtgacacacacactgacgtacacatgcacacacactgacgtacacatgcacacacacacacactaatacacacacaaacacgcacacgcacacgcacacacacacacacacacacacacaccatcaacctcgtctcgattccccgtctatgtcaaaatatttagtcaaaacttgactaaatgtaaactgaacggaaaagaaagaaagaaaaaatcctTCTTTCGCTTTCTTCAACACATGACGTGTTTCGGCAATCAAAGTGAATCAAGTTTCAACCCTCTCACGTTGAACTGGCGTGAGATTTGATGCGGAGGTCATGGAGTTGGTTGTGGTGCGCCGGCATTCTTGCATGCGCGGGTGGCAATGCTAGTTTTAGATACGCGGGCTCCAATTCCACTGCATCTCAATTCAAAGACACCATCTTTCTTGGGAAAAATTGTCGGCCTTCTATCCAAGATCTGCCCATAATTTTAAATCTGATGAGGCCACGCAGTCTTAAAAGGTATACTGCTTTTTGTAAAGACCTTTCGGATCACCATCCAGGATTCAACTTCGGATTcctccacttggccacataccaaaTATTAACAGCCTGACTGCGTTCGGCCGGAACGTTGTTGTCGTTGCTGACTTAATTTGGTAACTGACACCTCTGGCCAGCAGCGAAACTTCTTTGAGCACAAACTCCCAGCACACGGAGCAGCCTGACTGTTGAAAGTGAGAATGTGTCCAATAGACCGATGCTCTTATCcaggcccgtatgcatgaggaggaagtcagcaacactggaagtagaggcctctttcggaagtgggaactcccgaagtttaactttccaactgttcactatgcatgaacgccggagtggtgacttcgagagtattcggtcaaggtcgcgaaaattgggggaatcctaactagtacgcatgcgtttgttaacggtaagcttgccaccagaagaaacaaatctcatcgcgagttcaaaaaggcgaacgttgagcgcgctgtagtactaacagcgttattgctgttgttttttgaatggttaaacgaaagggtcggttcaaacctgtgatgattgtcttgaaatcgaatgactgcctatgacaaatgactttgttggcTTGAATGTTAGGAGAAGTTAGAGTAAATGATTAGGcctatgttgaactttttttttttttttttttttttgatctCAGCTGCTTGCttcaatcctttttttttttttttttgcggggagtatccctcttcattgatctttttttcttttctttttttctgctttttatatcaatttttctactttaaatgtacctatgtcgttaacaatactatttctaaatgtattttaaacacgcccaaaaatcttcctttacggtaatttttaataatcatattatatttacaattcactttatccttAATGCATTTCCAAATGAACATaatttttggggaaaaaaatcagtataatcaatttcgttttCACAATAAGTACACAAATTACTGTATGTTGaacttgtgtttaataattttatatcggtaaaactgttggACAAACATAGATTGGTTAGGGAaactttgggttactggtaaagtttaaaaggaagaacattatgcagtagaccgtaaataactaagtttagtgacttgttccttatttattggggaaatgtctgtcaagaagtttagaaaagacaatactgttcatcggtgttttaatttgttttccctcgttaatttgtgattacgatggcgatgcatggttatgtacagttaaaagtcaagattcgattttttttaaagcatagGATAGTTTCTTTACgcgtttaaaacaaaattaacacagaggcaaaaaccggttg
It encodes the following:
- the LOC138960493 gene encoding uncharacterized protein, yielding MWNVHDRVLTDAAKSNNSCEGWHHAFQNVVGACYPNIWRLIEALKKEQALVQADVTRLLGGQAPAPKRRKYKDLQKRIKTIVRQYNDGGRGLLETMEGLAFAFMF